A single region of the Camelus ferus isolate YT-003-E chromosome 2, BCGSAC_Cfer_1.0, whole genome shotgun sequence genome encodes:
- the ODAPH gene encoding odontogenesis associated phosphoprotein: protein MAHRLSYSYCLLVCWLVVTVAEGQEGVVTPPGDSQHNADPTDCQIFTLTPPPTTRKPVTRIQPITRTPRCPLHFFPPRCPRVHLRFPYRPFHPPTCNHRFQIHPFFWPHRRLPPHYRYFPRRPLWRGSSSEESRAKREAPNILKEKKPMMRRVKLSGRAHAQHA from the exons ATGGCTCACAGACTCAGCTACTCCTACTGCCTGTTGGTCTGCTGGTTGGTGGTAACTGTGGCAGAAG GACAAGAAGGGGTGGTCACCCCTCCTGGAGACTCACAACATAATGCAGACCCTACAGACTGCCAGATCTTTAcactcacccctccccccaccacaagGAAGCCAGTGACGAGGATCCAGCCCATCACAAGGACACCCAGGTGTCCCTTGCATTTTTTTCCGCCACGATGCCCCAGAGTCCACCTTAGGTTTCCATACAGACCTTTCCACCCTCCGACGTGCAACCACCGTTTTCAGATCCACCCATTTTTTTGGCCACACAGGCGCCTTCCTCCTCATTATCGTTATTTCCCCAGGAGACCACTCTGGAGAGGAAGTTCCTCTGAGGAAAGCCGGGCGAAGAGAGAGGCCCCAAacatactgaaggaaaagaagccCATGATGCGGAGGGTAaagctgagtggtagagcacatgcacaGCATGCCTga